The Populus alba chromosome 6, ASM523922v2, whole genome shotgun sequence genome contains a region encoding:
- the LOC118048534 gene encoding thioredoxin-like protein AAED1, chloroplastic has translation MPVFEAMAVLSPSASLLTKTLQPKITTNHQTPIFLNKSTAKLESNKIISICSPQLSNTKASAISGSPGIEAASGLVSEDTTNILDTVEVFDLNGNAIPISGLWKDRKAVVAFARHFGCVLCRRRADYLAAKKDIMDASGVALVLIGPGSVDQAKTFSEQTKFKGEVYADPSHSSYKALQFVSGVSTTFTPKAGLKIIQSYMEGYRQDWKLSFEGDTVAKGGWQQGGIIVAGPGKTNISYIHKDKEAGDDPDIEDIIKACC, from the exons ATGCCTGTCTTCGAAGCTATGGCAGTTTTATCTCCCTCTGCATCGCTGTTAACGAAAACCCTCCAGCCAAAAATCACCACCAATCACCAAACTCCTATATTCCTCAATAAATCTACAGCAAAGCTTGAGTCCAACAAAATTATTAGCATTTGTTCTCCACAGCTAAGCAACACTAAAGCCTCTGCAATCTCTGGATCTCCAG GAATCGAAGCTGCTTCTGGTTTAGTTAGTGAAGACACAACTAATATCTTGGATACCGTGGAAGTGTTTGATTTGAATGGAAACGCAATTCCAATTTCTGGTTTGTGGAAAGATAGGAAAGCTGTTGTTGCATTTGCTCGGCACTTTGG ATGTGTACTTTGCCGGAGACGGGCTGATTACCTTGCAGCCAAGAAG GATATAATGGATGCATCTGGGGTGGCACTTGTTTTAATCGGTCCTGGAAGTGTTGATCAG GCAAAAACATTCTCTGAGCAAACGAAATTCAAAGGAG AAGTTTATGCAGATCCTAGCCACTCATCATACAAGGCATTACAATTTGTTTCTGGTGTCTCAACCACATTTACTCCTAAA GCAGGCCTTAAGATAATACAGTCATACATGGAAGGGTATCGACAAGACTGGAAACTTTCGTTTGAAGGGGACACTGTGGCTAAAGGCGGCTG GCAGCAAGGTGGAATTATAGTCGCAGGTCCTGGTAAAACGAATATCTCATACATCCACAAG